From a region of the uncultured Desulfatiglans sp. genome:
- a CDS encoding AMP-binding enzyme yields the protein MNYARYATLHARHLPNKVCLIERTPSKGERRTLTWKEFNDQINRVANYLSKELGIKDGDYVMHLQNNSLEWLVTYYGIIKLGAVVVPLNFRFVGSDILYAANVCNPKVFIVGSEFLPVVQPVQEQLTTIERYICVGGPAPSDMIDYRTIAAYEDTSEALTPVAPEHALAMMFTSGTTGKPKPVLHTHFSLNSTAIGNGMSYFVEKNDNYVFFLPLYHSGTMFLWGPFYATGATGTILREFREPKWIIEALAEEKGTDILFVVPIAVAILNAIRKGELRLEDYDLSHWRYLEIGAQPVPFEVMKNMVDTLPPKVSNIYGITEGGGGGTFNLYPEDVLRKPGSIGKPTFGVEGKAVDFEGKEVPPGEVGELVFSTPRMMAGYFNNPEMTADTIKDGWLYTGDLVKLDEEGFFYIVDRKKDMITSGGENIFPVEIEDTLMEHPKIDDVACIGYPDERLVEVVMAIVQLKSGEQMTEQEVIDFAKTKLALYKVPRKVLFDNVMRNPTGKLMKPQMREKYTGRREAFRKLD from the coding sequence ATGAATTATGCAAGATACGCTACGTTGCATGCCCGCCACCTGCCCAACAAGGTCTGCTTGATCGAAAGAACCCCTTCGAAGGGGGAACGCAGAACGCTCACCTGGAAGGAATTCAACGACCAGATCAACCGCGTCGCCAACTACCTATCCAAAGAGCTGGGCATCAAAGACGGCGATTACGTCATGCACCTCCAGAACAACAGCCTGGAATGGCTGGTCACCTACTATGGCATCATCAAGCTCGGTGCCGTTGTCGTTCCCTTGAATTTCCGTTTCGTCGGCTCCGATATCCTGTACGCCGCCAACGTTTGCAACCCAAAAGTCTTCATTGTCGGGTCCGAGTTCCTCCCCGTCGTTCAACCCGTGCAGGAACAACTGACAACGATCGAGCGCTACATCTGCGTCGGCGGCCCCGCCCCCTCCGACATGATCGATTACCGAACCATCGCCGCCTATGAGGATACGAGCGAAGCATTGACCCCCGTCGCCCCCGAGCACGCCCTGGCCATGATGTTTACATCCGGAACCACGGGCAAGCCCAAGCCGGTGCTCCACACCCACTTTTCGCTCAACAGCACGGCCATCGGCAACGGGATGAGCTACTTCGTCGAGAAAAACGACAACTACGTCTTTTTCCTGCCGCTCTACCACAGCGGCACCATGTTTCTTTGGGGGCCCTTTTACGCGACCGGCGCCACCGGGACCATTCTGCGCGAATTTCGTGAACCTAAATGGATCATCGAGGCTCTTGCCGAAGAGAAGGGAACCGACATCCTCTTTGTGGTGCCTATCGCCGTCGCGATCCTGAACGCCATCCGGAAAGGGGAGTTGCGCCTGGAAGACTACGATCTCTCGCATTGGCGCTATCTCGAGATCGGGGCCCAGCCCGTACCTTTCGAGGTGATGAAGAACATGGTGGACACCCTGCCCCCCAAGGTATCGAATATTTATGGAATCACTGAAGGCGGCGGCGGCGGCACCTTCAACCTTTATCCAGAGGATGTCCTCCGAAAGCCCGGATCCATCGGCAAACCCACCTTCGGCGTCGAAGGCAAGGCCGTCGACTTCGAAGGCAAGGAGGTGCCACCCGGAGAAGTCGGCGAACTGGTCTTCTCAACCCCCAGGATGATGGCGGGATACTTCAACAATCCCGAGATGACCGCCGATACCATCAAAGACGGCTGGCTTTACACCGGTGATCTGGTCAAACTGGACGAAGAGGGATTTTTCTACATCGTGGACCGCAAGAAAGACATGATCACGAGCGGAGGGGAGAACATCTTCCCGGTAGAAATCGAAGATACCCTGATGGAGCACCCCAAGATCGATGACGTAGCCTGCATCGGTTACCCCGACGAAAGACTGGTCGAGGTCGTCATGGCCATCGTACAGCTCAAGAGCGGTGAACAGATGACCGAACAGGAGGTCATCGACTTCGCCAAGACTAAACTGGCGCTTTATAAAGTCCCCAGAAAGGTTCTTTTCGACAATGTCATGAGAAATCCCACCGGGAAGTTGATGAAGCCGCAAATGCGCGAGAAATACACCGGCAGGCGGGAGGCATTCCGTAAGCTCGATTAA
- a CDS encoding putative Long-chain-fatty-acid--CoA ligase (Evidence 3 : Putative function from multiple computational evidences; Product type e : enzyme) has translation MHIFLLEHLNMAERSCRLNPVSDIENLAVLTRFTLPQILWRQAEDPIDGHPAIKEKRLGHWETYSTRQYLHYTRRIALGFIALGVRRGEKIAILLSNQSEWLFCTLAAQALGCTSVSLPSGPLSNGTLECLRRTHVSLLVASGYGGIDRLLLYRKDLTSLKRVIYVDPSLTHPYWDNPWLIGLAEVIEMGGEIDTAQPDLFIKELWEGKPDDQASLILRDSAGAVPPLVPVTHRGLIVPAAAWLKAIPWLSGANWASFEPAPSSVEQFWSLAVATCAGMLIHFPETPETLAEDLGLIHPDVIVARSTFWQEFAAQIRLAVEGGTPVLRRLHALNLALSAGDPETASFGRTSSLKTVLRWTLRHLLCGPLKARTGLAACRAAYTHGTPLKRQTLDFLRAYGIPLREMRGHPLEDGYGMPC, from the coding sequence TTGCACATTTTTCTGCTTGAACATCTGAACATGGCAGAACGGAGCTGCAGATTGAATCCGGTATCCGACATCGAAAACCTTGCAGTACTGACCCGATTTACTCTGCCCCAAATCCTTTGGCGGCAGGCCGAGGACCCCATCGATGGCCATCCCGCCATCAAGGAAAAACGCCTGGGTCACTGGGAAACGTATTCCACGCGTCAATATCTGCACTACACCAGAAGGATCGCCCTCGGATTCATCGCTCTTGGGGTGCGGCGCGGAGAAAAGATAGCGATCCTCCTGAGCAACCAGTCGGAATGGCTTTTCTGCACCCTTGCGGCCCAAGCCCTCGGCTGCACCAGTGTCTCTTTGCCGAGCGGCCCCTTGTCCAACGGCACACTGGAATGTTTGAGAAGGACTCACGTTTCTCTGCTTGTTGCATCAGGATATGGCGGAATCGATCGTTTGCTGCTTTATCGAAAGGATCTCACCTCTTTGAAGCGGGTGATCTATGTCGACCCAAGCCTGACTCACCCGTACTGGGACAATCCTTGGCTGATCGGGCTAGCTGAAGTCATCGAGATGGGTGGAGAAATCGACACAGCTCAGCCAGATCTTTTTATCAAAGAATTGTGGGAGGGAAAACCGGACGACCAAGCCAGCCTGATTTTGAGGGATTCGGCGGGTGCAGTTCCGCCCCTGGTCCCTGTGACGCATCGAGGCCTGATTGTTCCTGCAGCAGCCTGGCTGAAGGCCATACCGTGGCTTTCCGGGGCGAACTGGGCATCTTTCGAACCTGCACCATCTTCAGTGGAGCAATTCTGGTCTCTTGCGGTCGCCACCTGTGCGGGGATGCTGATCCACTTCCCTGAAACGCCTGAAACACTCGCCGAAGACCTTGGTTTGATCCACCCTGATGTCATCGTCGCGAGATCCACCTTCTGGCAGGAATTCGCCGCACAAATCCGACTCGCCGTAGAAGGCGGCACACCCGTGTTGAGAAGGCTTCATGCGCTCAATCTTGCTCTCAGCGCCGGCGACCCCGAGACAGCCTCCTTCGGGCGGACCTCGAGCCTCAAAACCGTCTTGCGCTGGACCCTTCGCCATCTGCTCTGCGGACCGCTGAAGGCGCGGACCGGCCTTGCCGCCTGCCGAGCCGCCTACACACACGGCACCCCTTTGAAGAGACAAACCCTGGACTTTTTGAGGGCCTATGGCATACCCTTACGAGAGATGCGGGGGCACCCGCTTGAAGACGGATACGGAATGCCCTGTTGA
- a CDS encoding hypothetical protein (Evidence 5 : Unknown function) codes for MSFHPEMVFLASLGVNLHVCLCGDLQVASAQTLDFLDIGQKSTFPDWRFGSIGISFPHGSNGSLVRKRSLCRHIRKSAV; via the coding sequence ATGAGTTTCCATCCGGAAATGGTCTTTTTGGCCAGTCTCGGCGTCAATCTGCACGTTTGCTTGTGCGGCGACCTGCAGGTCGCCTCCGCGCAAACGCTTGATTTCCTTGATATTGGCCAAAAATCCACCTTTCCGGATTGGAGATTCGGTTCTATCGGGATCTCATTTCCGCATGGATCTAATGGGTCTCTCGTGCGGAAACGGTCTTTGTGTCGCCATATAAGGAAAAGCGCTGTCTGA
- a CDS encoding putative Branched-chain amino acid ABC transporter permease protein (Evidence 3 : Putative function from multiple computational evidences), translating to MSYRKAEKDSGSDLALASRIIHPIRRSSTTLHFLLPLGLISFTLLIWAPGNGLSLFARISIYALAAQGLNFLIGLSAQVSFCQGALFGTGAVATMFFLEKLAIPFWLALPAGGTSAAALSFLLFGWPSARLKTFHIAAVTLLAQLLITHGLALLSKHGFLWNQTVLPLVPSSASFKPDAQSSLMIVAILTALLITLLLQNLLHTRYGRALRSLREDRRLAAAAGIQEWPLRCLGFSICAFCAGMAGGLFFLLYGLPTVHNFGVPLSLLLILLVLFGGMGRLIGPFFSASFLILFSEVLGSASRPLSAASGSLCPHFTFPVWETAAILFMIICSIRQPDGLGAVWERFVSALKAWPLPPKSDIKLRAERDFSSVNNLFKSLPKGENGSQ from the coding sequence ATGTCCTATCGAAAGGCAGAAAAAGACAGCGGTTCTGATCTAGCCCTCGCTTCTCGGATCATTCACCCGATTCGGCGCTCCTCGACAACCCTGCATTTTCTGCTGCCTCTCGGCCTGATCAGCTTTACCCTTCTCATATGGGCACCTGGAAACGGACTGTCTCTTTTTGCCAGAATTTCCATCTACGCGCTTGCGGCTCAGGGACTCAATTTCCTGATCGGACTCTCTGCACAGGTTTCTTTTTGCCAGGGTGCCTTATTTGGTACAGGTGCCGTCGCCACGATGTTTTTCCTTGAAAAGCTCGCTATCCCTTTCTGGCTTGCCCTGCCTGCCGGAGGAACAAGCGCCGCCGCTTTGAGTTTCCTGCTCTTCGGGTGGCCTTCGGCTCGTCTCAAGACCTTTCATATTGCCGCAGTGACCCTCCTGGCGCAACTTCTCATCACGCATGGACTGGCCCTCCTTTCAAAACACGGCTTTCTCTGGAATCAAACGGTCTTACCTTTGGTGCCTTCTTCAGCATCGTTCAAGCCTGACGCTCAATCATCCCTGATGATCGTGGCGATTCTCACCGCCCTGCTGATCACCCTCCTGCTCCAGAATCTCCTTCACACGCGCTATGGGAGGGCCCTCAGGAGCCTGCGTGAAGACCGCCGTTTGGCTGCGGCAGCCGGTATCCAGGAATGGCCTCTGAGATGCCTGGGCTTTTCTATCTGCGCTTTCTGCGCCGGCATGGCAGGCGGTCTTTTCTTTTTGCTTTATGGGTTGCCGACGGTGCATAACTTCGGAGTCCCATTATCCCTCCTACTGATCCTGCTGGTACTTTTCGGAGGCATGGGGCGGCTGATCGGTCCCTTTTTCAGCGCCTCCTTCCTGATCCTTTTTTCCGAAGTACTCGGCTCCGCAAGCCGGCCACTCTCAGCCGCATCCGGCAGCCTTTGCCCCCATTTTACCTTCCCTGTCTGGGAAACAGCCGCCATCCTATTCATGATCATTTGTTCCATCCGGCAACCCGACGGGTTGGGAGCTGTCTGGGAGCGTTTTGTTTCCGCCTTGAAAGCCTGGCCTTTGCCCCCGAAATCCGACATCAAACTCAGGGCTGAACGAGATTTTTCAAGCGTAAACAACCTTTTTAAGTCTCTCCCAAAGGGTGAAAATGGATCCCAATGA
- a CDS encoding conserved hypothetical protein (Evidence 4 : Unknown function but conserved in other organisms) — protein sequence MDPNESFSTEHLLEESSFKPIRPEEYASLGIDPADIVLGTFPSLKHPSQLQSRFGGNAYGLGLFEIYDRLDDDDVEFLQSIDLDNPEDIRKNFKRINQIYKRIGLLIRFSSLGRPYYLIPFHILSNTLAHIRSRVYQIGRVIEYHSKKKFLKEHSTIGIIGQQDDLVINEIILAFKDHEFIVIDSIDTLINLNITFDLILFTSDIYEIILFEKFSALSREMLSRRRLDQYAIYILAHVYRLLKDNGEIFIIAKYHTEKTNRTTEVTLRTLRELKKFALFTHIFKTKKRYKFNGSKSLINISDFQNYLSGLYIEQEVLDHLTKGKPIDEISVEEIETLPYFDFEFAEPALLRNQAKNWERTVSIFFDKIFLKPLVPDYVAEDWAERFSCKDYAPDYLINYLGQKKVIEPEIAKIVEEVSESRLIGCQTELLADYRDSFEYVLRTLRVLDKLKKGKYKGSPQIYIDRLRQPLENKARRHPALNDALKLIQKINRLKKIREYLNPDGIEGSRTRVLKNLPYLRFFGFSHHELREIALIVLSHSAMGRVISGKMNEKALKPLSDLARPLEPKQAVNLLRYCRLMTMAETEAARQSPMPSEQLLELFELYEYTVRIVTNRELDWDRLLDEKITSMGGIKSKIVRKSLKMMNHFEFMENWQELCHKGPMEKEVLADYDPKRTLRIENAIQFVETLEEFESAYLKSDPIQAPEFYRKFFGIEFHGTGHLFQRMESRLVYILLWISVHITRNEIVNFNPILADLETADAEKRVRRVEKEVRTINTQYLSPAFLRQFSRQLYLAKTSFVIGTGFQFRVNERFHSLEISYIDIERDTRELQVLAAQLEGSYLSNIPLEELEALDALFSNIESFCQSHQRITEQNETQALQLPARQRRWFSRAEELKENLRSNFLKNIFKPDEVYTNLDLLHQYAPHLLAFVLPELTALEKADLSGHIYLKSPILHYIIATTKKLQALFTHQKEAFHDVSVLHKLAKKEFGPMATGIIGTSEPQIEELERTVARIGENRPVFRALVKAFIMQDIGRIPELREKYHGLINPGDLGDAGAYILSHEPLDQRYGMDTEELNALIFLVRHHSLLHHILRGEFSFLAIRHVLQTGDPLIFDAFFVLSFIMLSAIREDLLLEDLADWMFRTRTLCHEILDGKTTLSQAVEERFALRGGIFFALEEYQQTGLTEETTPWDYLESTRWEKLPKTKRVSAGKMIFSVERILRLRGIRYVEFIDIANLVLKTPLEYIYKRHKFTSIGYATFERESFEALRIYNTLQTLPESLRHFLLNHLVDDEIRIFWYERVSNFLSYDNQIKLLTLALLVAKRAFPQKKPLFLNFYPVSRTIDKRYEALNDYLHSISIEKIWNDRQGLERLLTSKTDLILRKQEFPNTLSVDFRDQLDTEEKIAYMQSIDKIDQLKDYFHYSLRSLRRYPFQTDDYELSLERSYEKRLTEITDMLVHQADRQMTLCHDFGEMHAIFRDLADRSWEIGLLEEQKQRLNDLYELRKDNLRREKLTEIENILLTIHNPEDLVDYWNSIKSFLKKNRDFIGKEFEYLIARKFDQALGSMPSSNEP from the coding sequence ATGGATCCCAATGAATCGTTCTCTACGGAACACCTCCTCGAAGAAAGCTCCTTCAAACCGATCCGCCCTGAAGAATACGCTTCTCTAGGCATCGACCCGGCAGATATCGTTCTGGGGACATTTCCGTCTCTCAAACACCCGTCGCAATTGCAAAGCCGTTTCGGCGGCAATGCTTATGGATTGGGCCTTTTCGAGATATACGACCGCCTCGACGACGATGATGTAGAATTCCTTCAATCCATCGATCTCGACAACCCTGAAGACATTCGCAAAAACTTCAAGAGAATCAATCAAATCTACAAACGGATCGGACTTTTGATTCGTTTTTCGAGCCTCGGGCGGCCCTATTATCTCATCCCTTTCCACATTCTATCGAACACCCTTGCTCATATCCGCTCGAGAGTCTATCAAATCGGAAGAGTCATCGAGTATCACAGCAAAAAGAAATTTCTAAAAGAACACAGCACGATCGGCATCATTGGACAACAGGATGACCTTGTCATTAATGAAATCATCCTCGCTTTCAAAGATCATGAATTTATCGTAATAGATTCGATTGATACATTGATAAACCTCAATATAACTTTCGATCTTATTTTATTCACAAGTGATATTTACGAAATCATTCTTTTTGAAAAATTCAGCGCATTATCCCGCGAAATGCTATCGAGGAGGAGGCTTGATCAATATGCGATCTATATTTTAGCGCATGTGTATCGCCTATTGAAAGACAACGGTGAAATCTTCATAATTGCAAAATATCATACTGAAAAAACCAATCGCACCACGGAAGTAACTCTCAGAACATTAAGAGAATTAAAAAAGTTCGCCTTATTTACGCATATTTTCAAGACGAAGAAGAGATACAAGTTCAACGGATCCAAAAGCCTTATTAATATTTCTGATTTTCAGAATTATTTGAGCGGCCTCTATATCGAACAAGAAGTCCTCGACCACCTCACCAAAGGCAAACCGATTGATGAAATATCGGTTGAGGAGATTGAAACCCTTCCCTATTTTGATTTTGAATTTGCAGAACCCGCCCTTCTCCGCAATCAGGCCAAAAACTGGGAGCGAACGGTCTCCATTTTCTTCGATAAGATCTTCCTCAAACCACTCGTCCCCGACTATGTAGCCGAAGATTGGGCGGAGCGCTTCTCATGCAAAGATTACGCACCGGATTATCTGATCAATTATTTGGGCCAGAAAAAAGTCATCGAGCCCGAGATAGCCAAAATCGTCGAAGAGGTCTCGGAATCCAGGCTGATCGGGTGCCAGACGGAACTGTTGGCCGACTATAGAGACTCCTTCGAATACGTGCTGCGGACTCTCAGGGTGCTCGACAAACTCAAGAAAGGAAAATACAAAGGTAGTCCTCAAATTTACATCGACCGTCTTCGACAGCCCCTCGAGAACAAGGCCCGGCGTCATCCCGCCTTGAACGATGCCCTCAAATTGATCCAGAAGATCAACCGTCTCAAGAAAATACGCGAATACCTGAATCCCGACGGCATCGAAGGCTCCCGGACCCGCGTTTTGAAAAACCTTCCCTATCTTCGTTTTTTCGGTTTTTCGCACCATGAGCTGCGGGAAATCGCCCTCATCGTATTGAGCCACAGCGCCATGGGACGCGTCATCTCGGGAAAGATGAACGAAAAGGCCCTGAAACCCCTGTCCGATCTGGCCAGGCCCCTGGAACCCAAACAGGCGGTCAACCTCCTCCGTTATTGTCGCCTGATGACCATGGCTGAAACAGAGGCGGCCCGCCAGTCTCCGATGCCTTCGGAGCAGTTGTTGGAGCTGTTCGAACTCTATGAATACACCGTCCGGATCGTGACCAACCGCGAACTTGACTGGGACCGTCTCCTCGACGAAAAAATCACCTCCATGGGGGGAATCAAGAGCAAGATCGTCCGCAAAAGCCTCAAAATGATGAATCATTTTGAATTTATGGAAAACTGGCAGGAACTCTGCCACAAAGGCCCCATGGAAAAGGAGGTTCTAGCTGACTACGATCCCAAAAGAACCCTCAGGATAGAGAACGCTATTCAATTCGTCGAAACCCTGGAGGAATTCGAATCCGCTTATCTGAAATCGGACCCCATTCAGGCCCCCGAGTTCTACCGCAAGTTCTTCGGCATCGAGTTCCATGGAACCGGTCATCTTTTCCAGCGCATGGAAAGCCGCCTCGTATACATTCTCCTATGGATCAGCGTGCATATCACCCGAAACGAAATCGTCAACTTCAATCCCATCCTGGCGGACCTCGAAACAGCCGATGCCGAAAAACGGGTCAGGAGAGTTGAAAAAGAAGTGCGCACCATCAACACCCAATATCTCAGCCCAGCTTTCCTGCGCCAGTTCAGCCGACAGCTTTATCTGGCCAAAACATCCTTCGTCATTGGAACCGGATTCCAATTCAGGGTCAACGAACGTTTTCACTCTCTCGAGATCTCATACATCGACATAGAGCGGGACACCCGGGAGCTGCAGGTTCTCGCGGCACAGCTCGAGGGAAGCTACCTTTCGAACATTCCCCTAGAAGAGCTCGAGGCCCTCGACGCACTTTTTTCCAACATCGAAAGCTTTTGTCAAAGCCACCAGAGAATCACGGAACAGAATGAAACACAGGCCCTGCAGCTTCCTGCCCGGCAACGACGCTGGTTCAGCCGGGCCGAAGAGTTGAAAGAGAATCTGCGCTCAAACTTTTTGAAAAACATTTTCAAGCCAGACGAGGTTTACACGAACCTGGATCTCCTTCACCAGTATGCACCTCATCTGCTCGCTTTCGTTCTGCCGGAGCTAACCGCCCTCGAAAAGGCGGATCTGTCTGGTCATATTTACCTGAAGTCGCCGATACTCCACTACATCATCGCCACCACCAAGAAACTTCAGGCCCTTTTTACGCACCAGAAAGAGGCGTTCCATGACGTGTCCGTTCTGCACAAGCTCGCCAAAAAAGAGTTCGGACCGATGGCTACCGGCATTATTGGGACGAGCGAACCCCAGATCGAAGAACTGGAAAGAACGGTGGCCCGTATAGGAGAAAATCGCCCCGTATTCAGGGCCCTTGTCAAGGCGTTCATCATGCAGGACATCGGGCGGATCCCCGAACTGCGGGAGAAATACCATGGTCTGATCAACCCCGGGGATCTGGGGGACGCCGGCGCCTACATCCTCTCCCATGAACCCCTGGATCAGCGCTATGGAATGGACACGGAGGAATTGAACGCCCTCATTTTCCTGGTAAGGCACCACAGCCTGCTGCACCATATCCTGCGGGGGGAGTTTTCTTTCCTGGCTATCCGGCATGTCCTCCAAACCGGCGACCCGCTTATTTTCGACGCCTTTTTCGTGCTCTCCTTCATCATGCTCTCAGCCATCCGGGAAGACCTCCTTCTTGAAGACCTCGCTGACTGGATGTTTCGCACGCGAACCCTCTGCCATGAAATCCTGGACGGGAAAACCACTCTGTCCCAAGCTGTCGAGGAGCGTTTCGCTCTGCGCGGCGGGATCTTTTTCGCCCTTGAAGAGTATCAGCAGACCGGGCTGACGGAGGAAACAACCCCTTGGGATTATCTCGAATCGACCCGATGGGAAAAACTGCCTAAAACGAAGCGCGTCTCGGCCGGCAAGATGATTTTTTCGGTCGAACGTATCCTGCGTCTGCGCGGCATCCGATATGTGGAATTCATCGATATAGCCAATCTCGTCCTGAAGACGCCTCTGGAGTACATTTACAAACGGCACAAATTCACCAGCATCGGATACGCGACCTTCGAAAGAGAGTCCTTCGAGGCCCTTAGAATCTACAACACGCTCCAGACCCTTCCCGAATCGCTCCGCCATTTTCTGCTCAACCACCTCGTCGACGACGAAATCCGCATCTTCTGGTATGAACGCGTAAGCAACTTTTTGAGTTATGACAACCAGATCAAGCTCCTTACCCTGGCGCTCCTGGTCGCCAAACGCGCATTCCCCCAGAAAAAGCCGCTCTTCCTGAATTTTTATCCAGTCAGCCGGACAATCGACAAACGATACGAAGCCTTGAACGATTATCTTCACAGCATCTCGATCGAAAAGATCTGGAACGACAGGCAGGGACTGGAACGGCTGTTGACCAGCAAGACCGACCTCATTTTAAGAAAGCAGGAGTTCCCCAATACCCTCTCCGTCGACTTCAGAGACCAGCTCGATACCGAAGAAAAAATCGCATACATGCAAAGTATCGATAAAATAGATCAACTCAAGGACTATTTCCACTACAGCCTCAGATCGCTGAGGAGATATCCCTTTCAAACGGACGATTATGAGCTGAGTCTCGAAAGGTCTTATGAAAAGCGATTGACGGAAATCACGGACATGCTGGTGCATCAGGCGGACAGGCAAATGACTTTATGCCACGACTTTGGTGAAATGCACGCGATATTCCGTGATCTTGCAGACCGCTCGTGGGAAATCGGCCTTCTCGAAGAGCAAAAGCAACGGCTGAACGACCTCTATGAATTGAGGAAGGACAATCTGAGGCGGGAAAAATTGACAGAGATCGAGAACATTCTCCTGACGATTCACAATCCTGAAGATCTGGTGGACTATTGGAATAGCATTAAATCATTTTTGAAAAAAAACAGGGACTTCATCGGTAAAGAATTCGAGTACCTGATCGCCCGTAAGTTCGATCAGGCACTCGGTAGCATGCCCTCGTCCAACGAACCCTGA
- a CDS encoding ABC transporter, ATP-binding protein, which yields MGLAARKEADLELLNVTLRFEGIPALQRVAFSLKQGELVGLVGPNGAGKSSLVNCLTGFSRPQEGRILFNGRDIHHLPPHKIAEMGIARTYQETRLHSRNSVLCSILSARHIHGRYLLRQAFFFTKSVKREEAHHLRIVEELLDFLGLQPYRKTAVRDLPIFLKKRIDLARALAMQPKLLVLDEPFSGLSPSEKDFIGHVLRELNRICGQTILLVENDMNRVLELAERIVVLDFGAKLAEGAPEFIQNHPRVLDSYLGGPEPLFAHFSA from the coding sequence ATGGGCCTTGCCGCTCGCAAAGAAGCGGATCTCGAGCTTTTAAACGTCACCCTGCGCTTTGAAGGGATCCCAGCTCTGCAGAGGGTTGCCTTTTCACTCAAGCAAGGAGAACTCGTCGGCCTGGTCGGACCGAACGGAGCCGGGAAATCCTCCCTCGTCAACTGCCTGACGGGTTTTTCCCGCCCTCAAGAAGGTCGGATCCTTTTCAACGGCCGGGATATCCATCACTTGCCTCCCCATAAAATTGCAGAAATGGGGATTGCCAGGACCTACCAGGAAACCCGGCTCCACTCAAGAAACAGCGTACTCTGCAGTATTTTGAGCGCAAGGCACATCCATGGCCGATATCTGCTGCGGCAGGCCTTCTTCTTCACTAAATCAGTCAAAAGGGAAGAGGCCCACCATTTGAGGATCGTCGAAGAACTTTTGGATTTTCTGGGTCTTCAACCCTACAGGAAAACAGCGGTCCGGGATCTTCCGATCTTTCTCAAAAAGCGCATCGACCTGGCCAGAGCTTTGGCCATGCAGCCCAAGCTTCTTGTCCTGGACGAACCCTTCTCGGGTCTCTCTCCCTCCGAAAAGGATTTCATAGGGCATGTACTCCGTGAACTGAACCGCATCTGCGGCCAAACCATTCTTCTGGTCGAAAATGATATGAACCGGGTGCTTGAACTCGCCGAAAGGATAGTCGTCCTGGACTTCGGTGCCAAGCTCGCCGAAGGGGCGCCGGAATTCATCCAGAATCATCCCCGCGTGCTCGATTCCTATTTAGGAGGCCCCGAACCGCTTTTTGCACATTTTTCTGCTTGA